One window from the genome of Chloroflexota bacterium encodes:
- a CDS encoding FdtA/QdtA family cupin domain-containing protein: MTRLTAARRVALPTFVDSRGALTAFESNLEVPFQIARVFYVYDVQAPFERGGHAHVHADQLLVCVAGRMSVDLVDPSSTETYVLDDPSTGLFVPRLVWTRLYGFTPGAVCLAAASNHYEQSEVIRDWDEYVRRALEP, from the coding sequence GTGACGCGGCTGACCGCGGCCAGACGAGTCGCGCTTCCTACCTTCGTGGATTCGCGCGGCGCGCTCACGGCGTTCGAGAGCAACCTCGAAGTGCCCTTTCAGATCGCGCGCGTCTTCTATGTCTATGACGTGCAGGCGCCATTCGAGCGCGGGGGACACGCCCATGTACATGCCGATCAGCTGCTCGTCTGCGTAGCCGGGCGTATGAGCGTCGATCTCGTCGACCCTTCGAGCACGGAGACCTACGTCCTCGACGATCCGAGCACCGGCCTCTTCGTGCCGCGGCTCGTGTGGACACGGCTCTACGGCTTTACGCCAGGCGCGGTCTGTCTGGCCGCGGCCAGCAATCACTATGAGCAGAGCGAGGTCATACGCGACTGGGACGAGTACGTACGCCGCGCGTTGGAGCCGTAG